In a single window of the bacterium genome:
- a CDS encoding class I tRNA ligase family protein: SISRQTVSWGINLPFDDSQTIYVWIDALINYISSIGYADDSKNFSKWWPADVHLMAKDICWFHAVIWPAMLLAVGEKTPKKLFIHGFFTVEGQKMSKSLGNMIDPLPLVEEYGADTLRYFLLTEFPFNHDGDFSVLRLKERYNNELANDLGNLILRILTMIEKYCEGKIPEPNDEEGNIKIKSIKLDLQEQLDVRNSAIESSEFSKALVNIMNLIRETNKIIEEYAPWKMAKQKDTNSLNTLLYYLAQRLATIAILVYPFLPNTSEAIFRQLGLEVESAFSIKGNFKTLLTNKEIKKEKPLFPKK, from the coding sequence TTAGCATTTCCAGGCAAACCGTTTCGTGGGGAATAAATCTTCCGTTTGATGATTCTCAGACAATCTATGTCTGGATAGACGCTTTAATAAACTATATATCGTCTATAGGATATGCCGATGACAGCAAGAATTTCTCAAAGTGGTGGCCTGCGGATGTTCATTTAATGGCTAAAGATATATGTTGGTTTCATGCGGTTATTTGGCCCGCGATGCTTTTGGCGGTTGGAGAAAAAACGCCCAAAAAACTTTTTATCCACGGGTTTTTTACCGTTGAAGGGCAAAAGATGAGCAAGTCGTTGGGCAATATGATAGACCCACTACCTTTAGTAGAAGAATACGGGGCAGACACTTTGCGATATTTCCTTTTGACTGAATTCCCTTTCAACCACGATGGAGATTTTTCCGTCCTACGCCTAAAGGAACGTTATAATAATGAGCTTGCAAATGATTTGGGTAATCTGATTTTACGCATATTGACAATGATAGAGAAATACTGCGAAGGGAAAATACCTGAGCCCAATGATGAAGAGGGAAATATTAAAATAAAATCTATAAAATTAGATTTACAGGAGCAATTAGATGTTCGCAATAGTGCCATAGAATCCTCGGAATTTTCCAAGGCATTAGTTAATATAATGAATTTGATACGGGAAACCAACAAGATTATAGAAGAATATGCACCTTGGAAGATGGCTAAACAAAAAGATACGAATTCTTTGAATACACTTCTTTATTATTTGGCACAACGACTTGCAACAATCGCGATATTGGTATATCCTTTCTTGCCAAACACGAGCGAAGCCATATTTAGACAGCTTGGGCTTGAAGTTGAATCGGCTTTTTCAATTAAAGGAAATTTTAAAACTCTTTTAACA